Proteins from a genomic interval of Anas platyrhynchos isolate ZD024472 breed Pekin duck chromosome 4, IASCAAS_PekinDuck_T2T, whole genome shotgun sequence:
- the CENPC gene encoding centromere protein C isoform X2, with the protein MAEGLAHFKKDYRTRFCHGGGKKIDIQPGQNVLKFIQDCFESCDNELTISSPCTACCSTPVGRNQTRTSIQTQRSDAGLTNSVKRTSTTSASVPASPPDTVSSQGGPHKSYLTPTVHGYAADSKKTESPLPEGGPCDTLKDAEALCKSPAEFVDPEDDNGALGSPLLVEEAKSSPVHILNFDDQSTPDVVKTHAEVVCLEGPQTGRDERAHKQRAERTASSSVRKQKSVFSSAFLAAVTTGTVGKRYTASISPPSPPVVKDHDIEQESECEFLIDESDGLSSNSWFSIPQKNRKSKKDGSATPVTKSQSSEKGKTEGKKGKTGKVQAEALTEQKTHNLDVRMQLDFKGTSRLDSVSSKREGNQLKSQKQSSTHAGKSKKGALHQDSPRHRKVSCEPEAEQLMLLVSGWDTEAYDEEHKKRVKPSEGSPLPSAEHHKEQMPPPKENLKSSKYPQSASKAFLHSVQKKHTAKQKLQESKNKSKLSKKWAESQRKKLKKSVKKSSNKKPQLQRGESSDNESSEEGLEREPVELNEMFTSPLRQTSGNSVLQKLASSEKPKNVSHALESLHGVYNKTPVKAAELMQRLTDSIQNSEKKRLLAKSPGKTLKKINHRTPKGVSSNAEDIEPQNTTDSDSSSAHEVARKKHKQSDVKIKSNKRKHNAQHRLQDSSAAMKVMSCESGPVLDHCDEFTSKSKRCEEDNGSSDDSEELYYQEINLSDKISRHKIVMPSNTPNVRRTKRIRLKPLEYWRGERVNYAMRPSGGLMITGIVCPETEPPRKDRQKKIRHKEKRNYTKNEVAKKFNYTLADTSKPTVVVDPLTNQEVLQECINTGRSHLSFFKDESVEIYKNLNTSTFSTGKLILKPLKEKGHQFVYMDTIAFYVIHGKIVITLHKTSYYLTSGAFFYIPAGNQYNIRNLLNEESVLLFTQFKNDSSSRFLLAEHKEKLQLYW; encoded by the exons ATGGCGGAGGGCTTG GCTCATTTCAAAAAAGACTACAGAACAAGATTCTGCCATGGAGGAGG AAAGAAGATTGATATACAGCCAGGTCAAAATGTATTGAAATTCATTCAGGATTGTTTTGAAA GCTGTGATAATGAACTTACAATAAGCTCTCCATGCACAGCCTGTTGCTCAACTCCTGTTGGCAGAAACCAAACGAGGACTTCAATACAGACCCAAAGG TCAGATGCAGGGTTAACGAACTCTGTGAAGAGAACCAGTACTACTTCAGCATCCGTACCCGCCTCACCACCAGATACTGTCAGTAGCCAAG GAGGGCCGCACAAATCCTACCTGACGCCTACGGTACACGGTTATGCAGCTGAttctaagaaaacagaaagcccTTTGCCTGAAGGAGGGCCTTGTGACACATTAAAAGATGCCGAAGCACTATGCAAAAGCCCTGCTGAGTTCGTGGATCCTGAGGATGATAATGGGGCTTTGGGATCACCTCTCCTCGTGGAGGAAGCAAAATCTTCTCCTGTACATAT ATTAAATTTTGATGACCAAAGTACTCCTGATGTGGTGAAGACCCATGCGGAAGTTGTCTGTTTGGAAGGACCTCAAACTGGGAGAGATGAGCGGGCTCACAAACAAAGAGCAGAACGCACGGCTTCGTCATCCGTACGGAAGCAGAAGTCGGTTTTCTCTTCAGCTTTCTTAGCAGCTGTAACAACAGGGACAGTCGGAAAAAG GTATACAGCCTCAATATCACCACCATCACCTCCCGTTGTAAAAGATCACGACATAGAACAAGAGAGTGAATGCGAGTTTTTAATCGATGAATCAGATGGTCTGTCTTCTAATTCTTGGTTTTCAATACCCCAGAAGAACAGAAAGTCCAAAAAAGATGGCTCTGCAACCCCTGTTACGAAATCTCAGTCCTCTGAAAAGGGAAAGACAGAAGGTAAGAAAGGCAAGACCGGGAAGGTTCAGGCTGAAGCACTTACTGAACAGAAGACACACAATTTGGATGTCAGAATGCAACTTGACTTCAAAGGAACGTCACGGTTAGATTCAGTCTCCTCTAAACGTGAAGGAAATCAACTTAAATctcaaaagcaaagcagtacGCATGCGG GAAAATCTAAAAAGGGTGCACTTCATCAAGACTCTCCAAGACACAGGAAGGTGTCCTGCGAACCAGAAGCTGAGCAACTGATGTTGTTAGTGTCTGGATGGGACACAGAAGCGTATGATGAAGAACATAAAAAAAGGGTGAAGCCAAGTGAGGGTTCACCACTGCCCTCAGCTGAGCATCACAAAGAGCAGATGCCACCTCCAAAAGAGAATCTCAAGTCTTCCAAGTATCCGCAGTCTGCTTCAAAAGCTTTTCTGCATTCAGTTCAGAAGAAACACACTGCTAAGCAGAAACTTCaagaatcaaaaaataaaagtaagctgTCTAAGAAATGGGCAGAAAGTCAAaggaaaaagcttaaaaaatctgtaaagaAAAGTAGTAATAAAAAGCCTCAGTTACAAAGGGGGGAGAGCTCTGATAATGAATCCAGTGAAGAAGGGCTTGAAAGAGAGCCTGTCGAATTGAATGAAATGTTTACCTCACCTCTGCGTCAGACATCAGGGAATTCTGTACTTCAGAAGCTGGCTTCATCTGAAAAACCTAAGAATGTGTCGCATGCATTGGAATCGCTCCATGGTGTTTATAACAAAACTCCTGTAAAAGCTGCAGAGCTAATGCAGCGTCTCACAGACAGCATACagaattctgaaaagaaaaggttGTTGGCTAAGTCTCCAGGAAAGACACTCAAAAAGATTAATCACAGAACCCCTAAAGGTGTTTCCTCAAACGCTGAGGACATCGAGCCTCAAAATACAACGGATTCTGACAGTTCTTCTGCACACGAGGTGgcaagaaaaaagcacaagcaatcagatgtgaaaataaaaagtaacaaaagaaaacataatgcGCAACATAGACTACA AGATTCCTCTGCAGCTATGAAAGTTATGAGTTGTGAAAG tGGGCCTGTTCTAGACCATTGTGATGAATTTACTTCCAAAAGTAAGCGTTGTGAAGAGGATAATGGATCTTCAG ATGATTCTGAAGAGTTATATTATCAAGAAATAAATTTGTCAGACAAGATAAGCAGACATAAAATAG TAATGCCTTCCAACACACCTAATGTTCGTCGGACAAAAAGGATACGACTAAAACCTCTGGAATATTGGCGAGGCGAGCGTGTGAACTATGCGATGAGACCTTCAG GAGGGCTTATGATCACTGGAATAGTGTGTCCAGAAACAGAACCTCCCAGGAAGGATAGACAGAAGAAGATTCGTCataaggagaaaagaaattataCAA AAAATGAGGTAGCTAAAAAATTCAATTACACCCTGGCTGATACTTCTAAGCCAACTGTTGTGGTGGACCCACTAACAAATCAGGAAGTTCTTCAAG AGTGTATTAATACTGGAAGAAGTCACTTGAGTTTCTTCAAAGATGAATCagtagaaatatataaaaatctgaataCATCTACTTTTTCCACTGGTAAATTAATCTTGAAGCCacttaaagaaaaaggacaCCAATTTGTCTACATGGATACAATA gctttctATGTTATCCATGGCAAAATTGTTATCACTTTGCATAAGACGTCATATTACCTGACTTCAGGGGCCTTTTTCTATATTCCAGCAG gAAATCAATATAACATCCGTAATCTTCTGAACGAAGAAAGTGTTCTCCTTTTCACGCAGTTCAAAAACGACAG CTCTTCAAGGTTCCTTCTGGCTGAACATAAGGAGAAACTACAGCTATACTGGTAG
- the CENPC gene encoding centromere protein C isoform X4, with amino-acid sequence MAEGLAHFKKDYRTRFCHGGGKKIDIQPGQNVLKFIQDCFESCDNELTISSPCTACCSTPVGRNQTRTSIQTQRQSDAGLTNSVKRTSTTSASVPASPPDTVSSQGGPHKSYLTPTVHGYAADSKKTESPLPEGGPCDTLKDAEALCKSPAEFVDPEDDNGALGSPLLVEEAKSSPVHILNFDDQSTPDVVKTHAEVVCLEGPQTGRDERAHKQRAERTASSSVRKQKSVFSSAFLAAVTTGTVGKRYTASISPPSPPVVKDHDIEQESECEFLIDESDGLSSNSWFSIPQKNRKSKKDGSATPVTKSQSSEKGKTEGKKGKTGKVQAEALTEQKTHNLDVRMQLDFKGTSRLDSVSSKREGNQLKSQKQSSTHAGKSKKGALHQDSPRHRKVSCEPEAEQLMLLVSGWDTEAYDEEHKKRVKPSEGSPLPSAEHHKEQMPPPKENLKSSKYPQSASKAFLHSVQKKHTAKQKLQESKNKSKLSKKWAESQRKKLKKSVKKSSNKKPQLQRGESSDNESSEEGLEREPVELNEMFTSPLRQTSGNSVLQKLASSEKPKNVSHALESLHGVYNKTPVKAAELMQRLTDSIQNSEKKRLLAKSPGKTLKKINHRTPKGVSSNAEDIEPQNTTDSDSSSAHEVARKKHKQSDVKIKSNKRKHNAQHRLHGPVLDHCDEFTSKSKRCEEDNGSSDDSEELYYQEINLSDKISRHKIVMPSNTPNVRRTKRIRLKPLEYWRGERVNYAMRPSGGLMITGIVCPETEPPRKDRQKKIRHKEKRNYTKNEVAKKFNYTLADTSKPTVVVDPLTNQEVLQECINTGRSHLSFFKDESVEIYKNLNTSTFSTGKLILKPLKEKGHQFVYMDTIAFYVIHGKIVITLHKTSYYLTSGAFFYIPAGNQYNIRNLLNEESVLLFTQFKNDSSSRFLLAEHKEKLQLYW; translated from the exons ATGGCGGAGGGCTTG GCTCATTTCAAAAAAGACTACAGAACAAGATTCTGCCATGGAGGAGG AAAGAAGATTGATATACAGCCAGGTCAAAATGTATTGAAATTCATTCAGGATTGTTTTGAAA GCTGTGATAATGAACTTACAATAAGCTCTCCATGCACAGCCTGTTGCTCAACTCCTGTTGGCAGAAACCAAACGAGGACTTCAATACAGACCCAAAGG CAGTCAGATGCAGGGTTAACGAACTCTGTGAAGAGAACCAGTACTACTTCAGCATCCGTACCCGCCTCACCACCAGATACTGTCAGTAGCCAAG GAGGGCCGCACAAATCCTACCTGACGCCTACGGTACACGGTTATGCAGCTGAttctaagaaaacagaaagcccTTTGCCTGAAGGAGGGCCTTGTGACACATTAAAAGATGCCGAAGCACTATGCAAAAGCCCTGCTGAGTTCGTGGATCCTGAGGATGATAATGGGGCTTTGGGATCACCTCTCCTCGTGGAGGAAGCAAAATCTTCTCCTGTACATAT ATTAAATTTTGATGACCAAAGTACTCCTGATGTGGTGAAGACCCATGCGGAAGTTGTCTGTTTGGAAGGACCTCAAACTGGGAGAGATGAGCGGGCTCACAAACAAAGAGCAGAACGCACGGCTTCGTCATCCGTACGGAAGCAGAAGTCGGTTTTCTCTTCAGCTTTCTTAGCAGCTGTAACAACAGGGACAGTCGGAAAAAG GTATACAGCCTCAATATCACCACCATCACCTCCCGTTGTAAAAGATCACGACATAGAACAAGAGAGTGAATGCGAGTTTTTAATCGATGAATCAGATGGTCTGTCTTCTAATTCTTGGTTTTCAATACCCCAGAAGAACAGAAAGTCCAAAAAAGATGGCTCTGCAACCCCTGTTACGAAATCTCAGTCCTCTGAAAAGGGAAAGACAGAAGGTAAGAAAGGCAAGACCGGGAAGGTTCAGGCTGAAGCACTTACTGAACAGAAGACACACAATTTGGATGTCAGAATGCAACTTGACTTCAAAGGAACGTCACGGTTAGATTCAGTCTCCTCTAAACGTGAAGGAAATCAACTTAAATctcaaaagcaaagcagtacGCATGCGG GAAAATCTAAAAAGGGTGCACTTCATCAAGACTCTCCAAGACACAGGAAGGTGTCCTGCGAACCAGAAGCTGAGCAACTGATGTTGTTAGTGTCTGGATGGGACACAGAAGCGTATGATGAAGAACATAAAAAAAGGGTGAAGCCAAGTGAGGGTTCACCACTGCCCTCAGCTGAGCATCACAAAGAGCAGATGCCACCTCCAAAAGAGAATCTCAAGTCTTCCAAGTATCCGCAGTCTGCTTCAAAAGCTTTTCTGCATTCAGTTCAGAAGAAACACACTGCTAAGCAGAAACTTCaagaatcaaaaaataaaagtaagctgTCTAAGAAATGGGCAGAAAGTCAAaggaaaaagcttaaaaaatctgtaaagaAAAGTAGTAATAAAAAGCCTCAGTTACAAAGGGGGGAGAGCTCTGATAATGAATCCAGTGAAGAAGGGCTTGAAAGAGAGCCTGTCGAATTGAATGAAATGTTTACCTCACCTCTGCGTCAGACATCAGGGAATTCTGTACTTCAGAAGCTGGCTTCATCTGAAAAACCTAAGAATGTGTCGCATGCATTGGAATCGCTCCATGGTGTTTATAACAAAACTCCTGTAAAAGCTGCAGAGCTAATGCAGCGTCTCACAGACAGCATACagaattctgaaaagaaaaggttGTTGGCTAAGTCTCCAGGAAAGACACTCAAAAAGATTAATCACAGAACCCCTAAAGGTGTTTCCTCAAACGCTGAGGACATCGAGCCTCAAAATACAACGGATTCTGACAGTTCTTCTGCACACGAGGTGgcaagaaaaaagcacaagcaatcagatgtgaaaataaaaagtaacaaaagaaaacataatgcGCAACATAGACTACA tGGGCCTGTTCTAGACCATTGTGATGAATTTACTTCCAAAAGTAAGCGTTGTGAAGAGGATAATGGATCTTCAG ATGATTCTGAAGAGTTATATTATCAAGAAATAAATTTGTCAGACAAGATAAGCAGACATAAAATAG TAATGCCTTCCAACACACCTAATGTTCGTCGGACAAAAAGGATACGACTAAAACCTCTGGAATATTGGCGAGGCGAGCGTGTGAACTATGCGATGAGACCTTCAG GAGGGCTTATGATCACTGGAATAGTGTGTCCAGAAACAGAACCTCCCAGGAAGGATAGACAGAAGAAGATTCGTCataaggagaaaagaaattataCAA AAAATGAGGTAGCTAAAAAATTCAATTACACCCTGGCTGATACTTCTAAGCCAACTGTTGTGGTGGACCCACTAACAAATCAGGAAGTTCTTCAAG AGTGTATTAATACTGGAAGAAGTCACTTGAGTTTCTTCAAAGATGAATCagtagaaatatataaaaatctgaataCATCTACTTTTTCCACTGGTAAATTAATCTTGAAGCCacttaaagaaaaaggacaCCAATTTGTCTACATGGATACAATA gctttctATGTTATCCATGGCAAAATTGTTATCACTTTGCATAAGACGTCATATTACCTGACTTCAGGGGCCTTTTTCTATATTCCAGCAG gAAATCAATATAACATCCGTAATCTTCTGAACGAAGAAAGTGTTCTCCTTTTCACGCAGTTCAAAAACGACAG CTCTTCAAGGTTCCTTCTGGCTGAACATAAGGAGAAACTACAGCTATACTGGTAG
- the CENPC gene encoding centromere protein C isoform X3 — protein sequence MAEGLAHFKKDYRTRFCHGGGKKIDIQPGQNVLKFIQDCFESCDNELTISSPCTACCSTPVGRNQTRTSIQTQRQSDAGLTNSVKRTSTTSASVPASPPDTVSSQGGPHKSYLTPTVHGYAADSKKTESPLPEGGPCDTLKDAEALCKSPAEFVDPEDDNGALGSPLLVEEAKSSPVHILNFDDQSTPDVVKTHAEVVCLEGPQTGRDERAHKQRAERTASSSVRKQKSVFSSAFLAAVTTGTVGKRYTASISPPSPPVVKDHDIEQESECEFLIDESDGLSSNSWFSIPQKNRKSKKDGSATPVTKSQSSEKGKTEGKKGKTGKVQAEALTEQKTHNLDVRMQLDFKGTSRLDSVSSKREGNQLKSQKQSSTHAGKSKKGALHQDSPRHRKVSCEPEAEQLMLLVSGWDTEAYDEEHKKRVKPSEGSPLPSAEHHKEQMPPPKENLKSSKYPQSASKAFLHSVQKKHTAKQKLQESKNKSKLSKKWAESQRKKLKKSVKKSSNKKPQLQRGESSDNESSEEGLEREPVELNEMFTSPLRQTSGNSVLQKLASSEKPKNVSHALESLHGVYNKTPVKAAELMQRLTDSIQNSEKKRLLAKSPGKTLKKINHRTPKGVSSNAEDIEPQNTTDSDSSSAHEVARKKHKQSDVKIKSNKRKHNAQHRLQDSSAAMKVMSCESGPVLDHCDEFTSKSKRCEEDNGSSDDSEELYYQEINLSDKISRHKIVMPSNTPNVRRTKRIRLKPLEYWRGERVNYAMRPSGGLMITGIVCPETEPPRKDRQKKIRHKEKRNYTKNEVAKKFNYTLADTSKPTVVVDPLTNQEVLQECINTGRSHLSFFKDESVEIYKNLNTSTFSTGKLILKPLKEKGHQFVYMDTIAFYVIHGKIVITLHKTSYYLTSGAFFYIPAGNQYNIRNLLNEESVLLFTQFKNDRPVVTSTLLEPNPSSP from the exons ATGGCGGAGGGCTTG GCTCATTTCAAAAAAGACTACAGAACAAGATTCTGCCATGGAGGAGG AAAGAAGATTGATATACAGCCAGGTCAAAATGTATTGAAATTCATTCAGGATTGTTTTGAAA GCTGTGATAATGAACTTACAATAAGCTCTCCATGCACAGCCTGTTGCTCAACTCCTGTTGGCAGAAACCAAACGAGGACTTCAATACAGACCCAAAGG CAGTCAGATGCAGGGTTAACGAACTCTGTGAAGAGAACCAGTACTACTTCAGCATCCGTACCCGCCTCACCACCAGATACTGTCAGTAGCCAAG GAGGGCCGCACAAATCCTACCTGACGCCTACGGTACACGGTTATGCAGCTGAttctaagaaaacagaaagcccTTTGCCTGAAGGAGGGCCTTGTGACACATTAAAAGATGCCGAAGCACTATGCAAAAGCCCTGCTGAGTTCGTGGATCCTGAGGATGATAATGGGGCTTTGGGATCACCTCTCCTCGTGGAGGAAGCAAAATCTTCTCCTGTACATAT ATTAAATTTTGATGACCAAAGTACTCCTGATGTGGTGAAGACCCATGCGGAAGTTGTCTGTTTGGAAGGACCTCAAACTGGGAGAGATGAGCGGGCTCACAAACAAAGAGCAGAACGCACGGCTTCGTCATCCGTACGGAAGCAGAAGTCGGTTTTCTCTTCAGCTTTCTTAGCAGCTGTAACAACAGGGACAGTCGGAAAAAG GTATACAGCCTCAATATCACCACCATCACCTCCCGTTGTAAAAGATCACGACATAGAACAAGAGAGTGAATGCGAGTTTTTAATCGATGAATCAGATGGTCTGTCTTCTAATTCTTGGTTTTCAATACCCCAGAAGAACAGAAAGTCCAAAAAAGATGGCTCTGCAACCCCTGTTACGAAATCTCAGTCCTCTGAAAAGGGAAAGACAGAAGGTAAGAAAGGCAAGACCGGGAAGGTTCAGGCTGAAGCACTTACTGAACAGAAGACACACAATTTGGATGTCAGAATGCAACTTGACTTCAAAGGAACGTCACGGTTAGATTCAGTCTCCTCTAAACGTGAAGGAAATCAACTTAAATctcaaaagcaaagcagtacGCATGCGG GAAAATCTAAAAAGGGTGCACTTCATCAAGACTCTCCAAGACACAGGAAGGTGTCCTGCGAACCAGAAGCTGAGCAACTGATGTTGTTAGTGTCTGGATGGGACACAGAAGCGTATGATGAAGAACATAAAAAAAGGGTGAAGCCAAGTGAGGGTTCACCACTGCCCTCAGCTGAGCATCACAAAGAGCAGATGCCACCTCCAAAAGAGAATCTCAAGTCTTCCAAGTATCCGCAGTCTGCTTCAAAAGCTTTTCTGCATTCAGTTCAGAAGAAACACACTGCTAAGCAGAAACTTCaagaatcaaaaaataaaagtaagctgTCTAAGAAATGGGCAGAAAGTCAAaggaaaaagcttaaaaaatctgtaaagaAAAGTAGTAATAAAAAGCCTCAGTTACAAAGGGGGGAGAGCTCTGATAATGAATCCAGTGAAGAAGGGCTTGAAAGAGAGCCTGTCGAATTGAATGAAATGTTTACCTCACCTCTGCGTCAGACATCAGGGAATTCTGTACTTCAGAAGCTGGCTTCATCTGAAAAACCTAAGAATGTGTCGCATGCATTGGAATCGCTCCATGGTGTTTATAACAAAACTCCTGTAAAAGCTGCAGAGCTAATGCAGCGTCTCACAGACAGCATACagaattctgaaaagaaaaggttGTTGGCTAAGTCTCCAGGAAAGACACTCAAAAAGATTAATCACAGAACCCCTAAAGGTGTTTCCTCAAACGCTGAGGACATCGAGCCTCAAAATACAACGGATTCTGACAGTTCTTCTGCACACGAGGTGgcaagaaaaaagcacaagcaatcagatgtgaaaataaaaagtaacaaaagaaaacataatgcGCAACATAGACTACA AGATTCCTCTGCAGCTATGAAAGTTATGAGTTGTGAAAG tGGGCCTGTTCTAGACCATTGTGATGAATTTACTTCCAAAAGTAAGCGTTGTGAAGAGGATAATGGATCTTCAG ATGATTCTGAAGAGTTATATTATCAAGAAATAAATTTGTCAGACAAGATAAGCAGACATAAAATAG TAATGCCTTCCAACACACCTAATGTTCGTCGGACAAAAAGGATACGACTAAAACCTCTGGAATATTGGCGAGGCGAGCGTGTGAACTATGCGATGAGACCTTCAG GAGGGCTTATGATCACTGGAATAGTGTGTCCAGAAACAGAACCTCCCAGGAAGGATAGACAGAAGAAGATTCGTCataaggagaaaagaaattataCAA AAAATGAGGTAGCTAAAAAATTCAATTACACCCTGGCTGATACTTCTAAGCCAACTGTTGTGGTGGACCCACTAACAAATCAGGAAGTTCTTCAAG AGTGTATTAATACTGGAAGAAGTCACTTGAGTTTCTTCAAAGATGAATCagtagaaatatataaaaatctgaataCATCTACTTTTTCCACTGGTAAATTAATCTTGAAGCCacttaaagaaaaaggacaCCAATTTGTCTACATGGATACAATA gctttctATGTTATCCATGGCAAAATTGTTATCACTTTGCATAAGACGTCATATTACCTGACTTCAGGGGCCTTTTTCTATATTCCAGCAG gAAATCAATATAACATCCGTAATCTTCTGAACGAAGAAAGTGTTCTCCTTTTCACGCAGTTCAAAAACGACAG aCCAGTTGTAACAAGCACCTTGTTGGAGCCCAATCCCTCTTCCCCGTAA